Proteins from a genomic interval of Beijerinckia indica subsp. indica ATCC 9039:
- the sseA gene encoding 3-mercaptopyruvate sulfurtransferase, translating to MGDPAFFVSTEWLAAELGKSNSLQDLAIIDATFFMPDEKRDAKAEYIARHIPGAVYFDIDAIADHTTDLPHMLPSPEQFAEAAGKLGLAENIRLVVYDASGLLGAPRVWWTLRLFGARDVKILEGGLPQWIAEGRPVESGEVQPKPRTFTPTFDSAGVVNAATVNAASAGKTSQIIDARAAPRFRGEVPEPRAGLRSGHIPNSLNLPWREVVAEGRLKSPQDIEKAFSAIGFDPQQPVITTCGSGVTAAILLLALENIGQRGIRLYDGSWTEWGGRNDLPIATG from the coding sequence ATGGGTGATCCGGCTTTCTTCGTTTCGACCGAATGGCTCGCCGCCGAACTCGGCAAATCGAACTCCTTGCAGGATCTCGCGATCATCGACGCGACATTCTTCATGCCCGACGAGAAACGCGACGCGAAAGCGGAATATATCGCGCGGCATATTCCCGGTGCCGTCTATTTCGACATAGACGCCATCGCCGATCATACGACCGATCTGCCGCATATGCTCCCCTCGCCGGAGCAATTCGCTGAAGCGGCCGGCAAGCTTGGCCTTGCCGAAAATATCCGGCTCGTCGTCTATGATGCATCGGGGCTGCTGGGCGCGCCGCGCGTCTGGTGGACCTTGCGTCTTTTTGGCGCCCGCGACGTGAAAATCCTCGAAGGTGGCCTGCCGCAATGGATCGCTGAGGGACGGCCGGTGGAAAGCGGGGAAGTCCAGCCAAAGCCCCGCACCTTCACCCCCACATTCGACAGTGCTGGGGTCGTCAATGCGGCCACGGTCAATGCAGCCTCCGCCGGCAAGACGAGCCAGATCATCGACGCCCGCGCCGCGCCGCGTTTCCGGGGTGAAGTGCCAGAGCCCCGGGCGGGCCTGCGCTCCGGTCACATTCCCAACAGTCTCAATCTCCCCTGGCGTGAAGTCGTCGCCGAAGGCCGGCTGAAATCACCGCAGGACATTGAAAAAGCGTTCAGCGCGATCGGCTTCGACCCGCAACAGCCCGTCATTACCACCTGCGGCTCGGGCGTCACCGCGGCGATCCTGTTGCTGGCGCTCGAAAACATCGGCCAGCGCGGCATCAGACTTTATGATGGCTCCTGGACCGAATGGGGCGGACGCAACGACCTGCCGATCGCGACCGGCTGA
- the glyA gene encoding serine hydroxymethyltransferase has translation MNAKVEVGQPAANSFFAANLADADPEIAKAIELELGRQRHEIELIASENIVSKAVLEAQGSIMTNKYAEGYPGKRYYGGCQFVDIAENLAIERVRKLFDCQFANVQPNSGSQANQAVFLALLQPGDVFMGLDLAAGGHLTHGSPVNLSGKWFKAVSYGVRQSDHLIDMDAVEALAKEHKPKLIIAGGSAYPRHWDFARFRAIADSVGAYFFVDMAHFAGLVAGGAHPSPFPHAHVVTSTTHKTLRGPRGGLVLTNDADIAKKINSAVFPGLQGGPLMHVIAAKAVAFGEALRPDFRLYAQQVVVNAGTLASRLVEKGFAISSGGTDNHLMLVDLRPKQLTGKAAEAALGRASITCNKNGVPFDTASPFVTSGIRLGSPAATSRGFGTKEFQDVADLIAETLDGLAKNGEEGNAAVEASVKERAIALTQRFPIY, from the coding sequence ATGAATGCCAAAGTCGAAGTCGGTCAGCCGGCGGCCAATTCCTTTTTCGCCGCGAATCTCGCCGATGCCGATCCTGAAATCGCCAAGGCGATCGAACTCGAACTCGGCCGCCAGCGGCATGAAATCGAATTGATCGCGTCGGAAAATATCGTCTCCAAGGCCGTGCTCGAGGCGCAAGGCTCGATCATGACGAATAAATATGCCGAAGGCTATCCGGGCAAACGCTATTATGGCGGCTGTCAATTCGTTGATATTGCCGAAAATCTGGCGATCGAACGGGTCCGCAAATTGTTCGACTGCCAATTCGCCAATGTGCAGCCCAATTCCGGCAGTCAGGCGAATCAGGCGGTCTTTCTCGCCCTTTTGCAGCCGGGCGACGTTTTCATGGGCCTCGATCTCGCGGCCGGAGGCCATTTGACTCATGGCTCGCCGGTTAATTTGTCTGGTAAATGGTTCAAGGCGGTCTCCTATGGCGTGCGTCAGTCAGACCATTTGATCGATATGGACGCGGTCGAGGCTCTCGCCAAGGAACATAAGCCGAAACTGATCATCGCCGGCGGCTCTGCCTATCCCCGCCATTGGGATTTCGCCCGTTTTCGCGCGATCGCGGATTCGGTCGGCGCCTATTTCTTCGTCGATATGGCGCATTTCGCCGGTCTCGTCGCCGGTGGCGCGCATCCCTCTCCCTTTCCGCATGCGCATGTCGTCACCTCGACCACGCACAAAACCTTGCGCGGCCCGCGCGGTGGCCTTGTCCTCACCAATGACGCCGACATTGCGAAGAAGATCAATTCCGCCGTTTTCCCCGGTCTTCAGGGTGGCCCTTTGATGCATGTCATCGCCGCCAAGGCGGTTGCTTTTGGCGAGGCCCTGCGGCCCGATTTCCGTTTGTATGCGCAGCAGGTGGTGGTGAATGCGGGCACGCTCGCCTCGCGGCTGGTCGAAAAAGGATTCGCGATTTCGTCCGGTGGCACGGACAATCATTTGATGCTCGTCGATCTCCGGCCAAAGCAATTGACCGGCAAGGCGGCGGAAGCAGCCCTTGGGCGCGCCTCGATCACCTGCAACAAAAACGGCGTGCCTTTCGATACGGCGAGCCCTTTCGTGACCTCAGGGATCAGGCTCGGCTCGCCGGCGGCGACCTCTCGTGGTTTCGGCACCAAGGAATTCCAGGACGTGGCGGATCTCATCGCCGAAACCCTGGATGGGCTCGCCAAGAATGGCGAGGAAGGCAATGCTGCCGTTGAGGCCAGTGTCAAGGAGCGGGCTATTGCCCTGACCCAGCGCTTCCCCATCTATTGA
- a CDS encoding LLM class flavin-dependent oxidoreductase, whose translation MSAQQGRQLKLGAILEGVATDHSTWRDPALPGDASIDINWYIENARLAEASKFDFVFIVDSPFITPDTAPHFLNRLEPLTLLSALAVSTSKIGLVGTLTTSYWEPYNVARQFGSLDLISRGRAGWNVVTTGLEGAARNYSREDHFEHSLRYRRAREFVDVVQGLWDSYEDDAFPRDKVSGVFLDKSKQHALNHKGEFFSVAGPLALSRSAQGQPVLFQAGVSEEGRNFGAHIAEATFAGAESFEESREYYADLKARAAALGRDPDLIKVLPGLAPIIADTDEEAKAIEEARRGAFDLEKLLVQLGRLFNYHDFRQYPLDEPFPDVSGLTLNSYKGHAERVIRIAREEKLTLRAAAHRFGLWRTEFVGSPKTIADSIEHWFTGHAADGFILRVARPQDFALFREKVVPLLQQRGLFRKDYDHSTLRGHLGLPVPENRWTRAARLNLAAAE comes from the coding sequence ATGAGCGCGCAACAAGGCCGGCAACTCAAGCTCGGCGCCATTCTCGAAGGGGTCGCGACGGACCATTCCACCTGGCGCGATCCCGCTCTCCCCGGCGACGCCAGCATCGACATCAATTGGTATATTGAAAACGCCCGGCTGGCCGAGGCTTCGAAATTCGATTTCGTCTTCATCGTCGACAGCCCCTTCATCACGCCGGACACGGCACCGCATTTCCTGAATCGGCTGGAACCGCTCACTCTGCTCTCGGCGCTGGCGGTTTCGACGTCGAAAATCGGCCTCGTCGGCACCCTCACCACCTCTTATTGGGAGCCCTATAATGTCGCGCGCCAATTCGGCTCGCTCGATCTCATCAGCCGGGGCCGTGCGGGTTGGAACGTGGTCACGACCGGCCTCGAGGGCGCCGCGCGCAATTACAGCCGCGAGGACCATTTCGAACATTCGCTGCGCTATCGCCGCGCGCGCGAATTCGTCGATGTGGTCCAAGGTCTTTGGGACAGTTATGAGGATGATGCCTTCCCCCGCGACAAGGTGAGCGGCGTTTTCCTCGACAAATCCAAACAGCATGCGCTCAATCATAAGGGCGAGTTTTTCTCGGTCGCCGGCCCGCTGGCCCTCAGCCGCTCGGCTCAGGGACAGCCGGTCCTGTTCCAGGCCGGAGTCAGTGAGGAGGGGCGCAATTTCGGCGCTCACATCGCCGAAGCGACCTTCGCGGGTGCCGAATCTTTCGAGGAATCACGAGAATATTATGCCGATCTGAAAGCGCGGGCGGCAGCGCTCGGGCGCGATCCCGATTTGATCAAGGTCTTGCCGGGCCTTGCGCCGATCATCGCCGATACGGACGAAGAGGCCAAGGCAATCGAGGAGGCCCGTCGGGGCGCCTTCGACCTCGAAAAACTCCTCGTCCAATTGGGCCGGCTCTTCAATTATCATGATTTCCGGCAATATCCCTTGGACGAGCCCTTCCCCGATGTCAGCGGCCTCACGCTCAACAGCTATAAGGGCCATGCCGAACGTGTCATACGCATTGCCCGAGAGGAGAAACTGACCTTGCGCGCGGCGGCCCATCGTTTCGGCTTATGGCGCACGGAATTCGTCGGCTCGCCCAAAACGATCGCCGATTCGATCGAACATTGGTTTACCGGCCACGCCGCCGATGGCTTCATCCTGCGCGTGGCGCGCCCGCAGGATTTCGCCCTGTTCCGCGAAAAAGTCGTGCCGCTCCTGCAGCAACGCGGCCTGTTCCGGAAAGACTACGACCATTCGACCCTGCGCGGCCATCTCGGCCTGCCGGTCCCGGAAAACCGCTGGACGCGCGCGGCAAGACTTAACCTTGCTGCAGCGGAATAA
- the ribD gene encoding bifunctional diaminohydroxyphosphoribosylaminopyrimidine deaminase/5-amino-6-(5-phosphoribosylamino)uracil reductase RibD yields MFHPPMLSRGSGMQPIVSPDSETDTHYMAEALALSQQGLGRTAPNPSVGAIIVKDGKIVGRGWTQPGGRPHAETEALAEAGDAARGATLYVTLEPCSHFGVTPPCASAIIAAGVARVVCALEDPDPRVSGRGYRMLREAGIAVTHGVLEAEARRANLGHIRRVQAQRPMVTLKLAMTADGFVASTAPREGQAPRLKITGAAANEHVHRMRAQHDAIMIGIGTALADDPMLTVRLSGQEEMGKAEMGKVAARPRRIVLDSHLRLPLQSHLVQTAADYPTLVLTRDDASAEAMARLREASVVVETLESAQSTPSLDLSAALQRLASLGLTRIFSEGGPRVAESLIGQHAADEVILLESPAILGAGVEGLSPRARAILGNLTLYRPAETRMIEEDRLTRYERID; encoded by the coding sequence ATGTTTCACCCGCCCATGCTTTCGCGCGGCTCTGGCATGCAGCCGATCGTCTCTCCCGACAGTGAGACCGATACGCATTATATGGCCGAGGCCTTGGCGTTGAGCCAGCAAGGTCTCGGCCGTACAGCGCCCAATCCTTCGGTCGGGGCAATCATCGTCAAGGACGGAAAGATCGTCGGACGCGGTTGGACTCAGCCGGGAGGGCGGCCGCATGCCGAGACCGAGGCTTTGGCCGAGGCAGGGGATGCGGCGCGTGGCGCGACGCTCTATGTCACTTTGGAACCGTGCAGCCATTTTGGTGTCACGCCGCCTTGTGCCTCGGCGATCATCGCGGCGGGCGTCGCCCGCGTGGTCTGCGCGCTGGAAGATCCAGATCCCCGAGTGTCGGGGCGGGGCTATCGCATGTTGCGGGAAGCCGGCATTGCCGTGACTCATGGCGTGCTGGAAGCCGAAGCACGCCGCGCCAATCTCGGCCATATCCGGCGCGTGCAGGCTCAGCGCCCGATGGTGACCTTGAAACTCGCCATGACCGCTGACGGCTTCGTGGCCAGCACGGCGCCACGAGAAGGGCAGGCACCCCGGCTCAAAATCACCGGCGCGGCCGCCAATGAGCACGTCCATCGGATGCGTGCCCAGCATGATGCCATCATGATCGGCATCGGCACGGCGCTAGCCGATGATCCCATGCTGACGGTGCGGCTGTCAGGCCAGGAGGAGATGGGTAAAGCGGAGATGGGTAAAGTGGCGGCCAGGCCGCGGCGCATCGTGCTCGACAGCCATTTACGCCTGCCGCTCCAATCCCATCTCGTGCAGACTGCGGCCGATTATCCAACCCTTGTGCTGACGCGTGACGATGCCTCCGCCGAGGCCATGGCCCGGCTGCGCGAGGCCTCCGTCGTGGTCGAAACGCTTGAAAGCGCGCAAAGCACGCCATCGCTTGATCTTTCCGCTGCCTTGCAGCGTCTCGCCTCTCTCGGCCTGACACGGATTTTCTCTGAAGGGGGACCGCGTGTCGCGGAATCCTTGATTGGTCAGCATGCCGCCGATGAGGTGATCCTGCTCGAATCGCCGGCGATTCTGGGTGCTGGCGTGGAGGGCCTTTCTCCCCGGGCGCGCGCCATTCTGGGTAACCTTACCCTTTATCGTCCTGCCGAGACACGGATGATCGAAGAGGACCGCCTCACCCGCTATGAAAGGATTGATTGA
- a CDS encoding SDR family NAD(P)-dependent oxidoreductase, with product MAWVTGASSGIGRAVAMELARRGYRVAATARRKGDLEDLAAAMPNIISFPGDVTDLAGMRAMVKRIERQLGPIALAFFNAGVYFIQERKGLAAEIAWRTFEVNTGGVLNCLDPLLPEMRRRRFGQIVLNASLAGYGGIPGSLAYGASKAALISLAETLKLTEERAGINVQVVNPGFVETPMTAPNDFFEMPFLMDADGAARRICDGFERGGFEITFPKRLAWSFKFACLLPYPLFFAIMRRATRRVQ from the coding sequence GTGGCCTGGGTCACGGGGGCCAGTTCCGGCATCGGGCGGGCTGTGGCCATGGAACTGGCGCGGCGAGGCTACAGGGTCGCTGCCACGGCGCGGCGCAAGGGTGATCTCGAGGATCTTGCCGCCGCCATGCCGAATATCATCAGCTTTCCGGGCGATGTGACCGATCTCGCTGGCATGCGGGCGATGGTCAAACGCATTGAGCGTCAGCTTGGGCCTATCGCGCTCGCCTTTTTCAATGCTGGCGTCTATTTCATTCAGGAGCGCAAGGGGCTGGCGGCGGAAATCGCGTGGCGGACTTTCGAGGTCAATACGGGCGGCGTCCTGAATTGCCTCGATCCTTTGCTGCCGGAAATGCGTCGAAGACGCTTTGGGCAGATCGTTCTGAATGCCTCGCTTGCAGGTTATGGCGGCATTCCGGGTTCGCTCGCCTATGGCGCGAGCAAGGCGGCTTTGATTTCACTCGCCGAAACCTTGAAGCTGACGGAAGAGCGGGCCGGGATCAATGTCCAGGTCGTCAATCCGGGTTTCGTCGAAACGCCGATGACAGCTCCCAATGATTTCTTCGAGATGCCGTTCCTGATGGATGCCGATGGCGCCGCCAGAAGAATCTGCGATGGATTCGAAAGAGGCGGGTTCGAAATCACTTTCCCCAAGCGTCTTGCCTGGAGCTTCAAATTCGCCTGCCTGCTGCCTTATCCGCTGTTCTTTGCGATCATGCGGCGGGCGACGCGGCGCGTGCAATAA
- a CDS encoding P-II family nitrogen regulator, producing MKKIEAVIKPFKLDEVKDALHAAGVSGLTVTEAKGFGRQKGHTELYRGAEYIVDFLPKVKVEVIVPDSFVEGVVDAIRKAARTGRIGDGKIFISSIEDVVRIRTGETGLDAI from the coding sequence ATGAAGAAAATCGAGGCCGTGATCAAGCCGTTCAAGCTCGATGAAGTTAAAGATGCGCTCCATGCGGCCGGTGTTTCCGGCCTCACCGTAACCGAAGCCAAGGGCTTTGGACGGCAGAAGGGCCATACCGAGCTTTATCGCGGCGCGGAATATATCGTCGATTTCTTGCCGAAAGTGAAAGTCGAGGTCATTGTGCCCGATTCCTTTGTCGAAGGTGTCGTGGACGCCATCCGCAAGGCAGCGCGCACTGGCCGCATCGGCGACGGCAAGATTTTCATTTCCTCCATCGAAGACGTGGTGCGGATCCGAACAGGTGAAACTGGCCTGGACGCCATCTGA
- a CDS encoding cysteine synthase A codes for MSSAANVIEAIGHTPLIKLRAASEATGCTILGKAEFMNPGGSVKDRAALSIVQDAIARGALKPGGLIVEGTAGNTGIGLALVANALGFKTVIVIPETQSQEKKDLLRLQGAELIEVPAVGYADPNNYVKLSGRLAERLAKEHPAGAIWANQFDNVANRQGHFETTGPEIWDQTEGKIDGFICAVGTGGTLAGIALALKAKKPEVKIGLADPLGAALYEYYAHGVLKSSGSSITEGIGQGRITANLENVPVDIPFQIPDEEALPILFDLAENEGLLLGGSSAINVAGAIRLAKELGPGHTIVTILADSGARYQSKLFNPAFLRGKNLPVPSWLERQPTIKPDFV; via the coding sequence ATGAGTTCAGCCGCTAATGTGATCGAGGCCATTGGTCATACGCCTCTCATCAAGCTCCGCGCCGCATCCGAGGCGACGGGTTGCACCATTCTCGGCAAGGCCGAATTCATGAATCCCGGCGGTTCCGTCAAGGACCGCGCCGCTCTCTCCATTGTCCAGGATGCAATCGCACGCGGCGCCCTGAAGCCCGGTGGCTTAATTGTCGAGGGTACGGCCGGTAATACGGGTATCGGCCTCGCGCTCGTGGCCAATGCCCTCGGTTTCAAGACCGTCATTGTCATCCCCGAGACGCAGAGTCAGGAGAAGAAGGATCTTCTGCGGCTGCAAGGCGCAGAATTGATCGAGGTCCCGGCTGTCGGCTATGCCGATCCGAACAATTATGTGAAATTGTCTGGCCGCCTCGCCGAAAGGCTCGCCAAGGAGCATCCCGCCGGCGCGATCTGGGCCAATCAATTCGACAATGTGGCCAATCGCCAGGGCCATTTCGAAACCACCGGGCCGGAAATCTGGGACCAGACGGAAGGCAAAATCGATGGATTCATCTGCGCCGTCGGCACGGGTGGGACGCTCGCCGGCATCGCCTTGGCGCTGAAGGCGAAAAAGCCGGAGGTCAAGATCGGCCTGGCCGATCCGCTCGGCGCCGCCCTCTATGAATATTACGCCCATGGTGTCCTGAAATCCTCGGGCTCCTCGATCACCGAAGGCATCGGCCAGGGCCGCATCACAGCCAATCTCGAAAATGTGCCGGTCGATATTCCTTTCCAGATTCCGGACGAGGAAGCTTTGCCGATCCTGTTCGATCTCGCCGAAAATGAAGGCCTTTTGCTTGGAGGCTCTTCGGCGATTAATGTCGCCGGCGCGATCCGGCTCGCGAAGGAACTTGGTCCCGGCCACACGATCGTGACGATCCTCGCCGATTCCGGCGCCCGCTATCAGTCGAAGCTTTTTAATCCGGCCTTCCTGCGCGGCAAGAACCTGCCAGTGCCCTCCTGGCTCGAACGCCAGCCGACAATCAAACCGGATTTTGTTTAG
- the glnA gene encoding type I glutamate--ammonia ligase, with protein MKTAKDVLKAIKEDDIKYVDFRFTDPRGKWQHVTFDVSMIDEEIFTEGTMFDGSSIAGWKAINESDMTLLPDPTTATIDPFFAAPTMVIVCDILEPSTGEPYGRDPRGIAKKAEAYAASSGIGDVAYFGPEAEFFVFDDVRFKADPYNTGFVLDCSELPSNTDTPYEGGNLGHRIRTKGGYFPVPPQDSAQDMRGEMLAAMAAMGAKVEKHHHEVASAQHELGLKFGPLTTMADHMQIYKYCIHQVAQSYGKTATFMPKPVFGDNGSGMHVHQSIWKDGKPVFAGNKYADLSQECLYYIGGIIRHARALNAFTNPSTNSYKRLVPGYEAPVLLAYSARNRSASCRIPYTANPKAKRVEVRFPDPMANPYLAFSAMLMAGLDGIVNKIDPGQAMDKDLYDLPPKELKKIPTVCGSLREALANLDKDRAFLKAGGVFHDDFIDSYIELKMADVMRFEMTPHPVEFDMYYSY; from the coding sequence ATGAAGACCGCCAAGGATGTGCTCAAGGCGATCAAGGAAGACGATATCAAGTATGTTGATTTTCGTTTTACCGATCCGCGCGGCAAGTGGCAGCATGTCACCTTCGACGTCAGCATGATCGATGAAGAGATCTTCACCGAAGGGACGATGTTCGACGGATCCTCGATCGCCGGCTGGAAGGCGATCAATGAATCCGACATGACTCTTCTGCCCGATCCCACAACGGCGACGATCGACCCGTTCTTCGCGGCGCCGACCATGGTCATCGTCTGCGACATTCTCGAGCCCTCGACCGGCGAGCCCTACGGCCGTGACCCGCGCGGCATCGCCAAGAAGGCGGAAGCTTATGCCGCTTCTTCCGGCATCGGTGATGTCGCCTATTTCGGCCCCGAGGCCGAATTCTTCGTCTTCGACGACGTGCGCTTCAAGGCCGACCCTTACAATACGGGTTTCGTTCTCGATTGCTCGGAACTGCCCTCCAACACCGATACGCCCTATGAAGGCGGCAACCTCGGCCACCGCATCCGCACCAAGGGCGGCTATTTCCCGGTGCCGCCGCAGGATTCGGCGCAGGACATGCGCGGTGAAATGCTCGCCGCCATGGCGGCCATGGGCGCCAAGGTTGAAAAACACCATCACGAAGTCGCGTCGGCCCAGCACGAACTTGGTCTGAAATTCGGCCCGCTCACCACCATGGCGGACCATATGCAGATCTATAAATACTGCATCCATCAGGTGGCGCAGAGCTACGGCAAGACCGCGACCTTCATGCCGAAGCCGGTCTTCGGCGATAATGGCTCCGGCATGCATGTGCACCAGTCGATCTGGAAAGACGGCAAGCCTGTTTTCGCCGGCAACAAATATGCCGACCTCTCGCAGGAATGCCTCTATTATATCGGCGGCATCATCCGTCATGCCCGCGCGCTGAACGCCTTCACCAATCCGTCCACCAATTCCTACAAGCGTCTGGTGCCCGGTTATGAAGCCCCGGTCCTGCTCGCCTATTCGGCGCGTAACCGCTCGGCCTCCTGCCGTATTCCTTATACCGCCAATCCCAAGGCCAAGCGCGTCGAAGTGCGCTTCCCCGATCCGATGGCCAATCCCTATCTCGCCTTCTCGGCCATGCTGATGGCGGGCCTCGACGGTATCGTGAACAAGATCGATCCCGGCCAGGCGATGGATAAGGACCTCTATGATCTGCCGCCGAAGGAATTGAAGAAGATTCCGACGGTCTGCGGCTCGCTGCGCGAGGCCCTTGCCAATCTCGACAAGGACCGCGCCTTCCTCAAGGCCGGCGGCGTCTTCCACGATGATTTCATCGACAGCTATATCGAGCTTAAAATGGCCGATGTGATGCGTTTCGAAATGACCCCGCATCCGGTCGAATTCGACATGTATTATTCCTATTGA
- a CDS encoding riboflavin synthase encodes MFTGLISDVGEVGAVEERGQLRRLRIFCSYPAESVVLGASIACNGPCLTVVAFDQEKSSNRIWFEVDVGAETLARTTAEHWTPGTKLNLERSLKVGDELGGHIVTGHVDAVAEITAIDDFDGMRRFSIRVPESLARFIAEKGSVSLDGTSLTVNSVEGNVFSVLLIPHTLAVTTWGGKQVEDRVNLEVDLMARYAARLTETS; translated from the coding sequence ATGTTCACGGGGCTCATCAGCGATGTCGGTGAGGTTGGCGCGGTCGAGGAACGCGGACAATTGCGGCGCCTGCGGATTTTCTGCTCCTATCCGGCGGAAAGCGTGGTGCTCGGCGCTTCGATTGCCTGCAATGGACCGTGCCTGACGGTGGTCGCCTTCGATCAGGAAAAGAGCAGCAACCGTATCTGGTTCGAAGTCGATGTCGGCGCGGAAACCTTGGCGCGCACGACGGCCGAACATTGGACGCCCGGCACGAAACTCAATCTCGAACGCTCGCTGAAAGTCGGCGATGAGCTCGGCGGCCATATTGTGACGGGCCATGTGGATGCGGTGGCGGAGATCACGGCCATTGATGATTTCGACGGGATGCGGCGTTTTTCCATCCGCGTGCCCGAGTCGCTGGCGCGTTTCATCGCCGAAAAAGGCTCGGTCAGCCTTGATGGCACGTCACTGACTGTCAATAGTGTCGAGGGCAATGTATTTTCGGTGCTGTTGATCCCCCATACGCTGGCCGTGACCACCTGGGGTGGCAAACAAGTGGAAGATCGTGTCAATCTCGAAGTCGATCTCATGGCTCGCTATGCCGCCCGCCTGACCGAAACATCGTAA
- a CDS encoding HPF/RaiA family ribosome-associated protein, with protein MDRPLQIVFRDLEHSASLEHLIRERAQRLEHLFRHIMGMRAVVSPAQGSETAKKALALTIEVEVPGRPLLIGKAEEARHDSKGVPMALVKHAFEAVHRQLDAIADIRRGQVKHHEGMGETGVISKLFPQQNYGFIEVRGAGDLYFTRNAVQRGDFDSMEVGNQVVITRATTEGPMGPQASSVRRVESL; from the coding sequence ATGGATAGGCCTTTGCAGATCGTTTTCCGTGACCTTGAGCACTCCGCCTCTCTTGAACATTTGATTCGAGAACGTGCCCAGCGCCTTGAGCACCTGTTTCGCCATATTATGGGCATGCGCGCCGTCGTCAGTCCCGCGCAAGGGTCCGAAACGGCGAAGAAAGCCTTGGCTTTGACGATTGAGGTGGAAGTACCCGGCCGTCCGTTGTTGATTGGGAAAGCGGAAGAGGCGAGGCACGATTCGAAAGGCGTTCCGATGGCGCTCGTGAAACATGCTTTCGAGGCCGTGCATCGCCAGCTCGACGCTATCGCCGATATTCGGCGCGGTCAGGTCAAACACCATGAGGGCATGGGCGAGACGGGTGTGATCAGCAAGCTGTTTCCGCAGCAGAATTACGGGTTTATCGAAGTCAGGGGAGCCGGCGATCTGTATTTCACCCGCAACGCCGTGCAACGCGGTGACTTTGATTCCATGGAGGTCGGCAATCAGGTCGTGATTACGCGTGCGACGACGGAAGGCCCGATGGGCCCGCAGGCGAGTTCCGTGCGGCGCGTCGAAAGTCTCTGA